A single region of the Bacteroides luhongzhouii genome encodes:
- a CDS encoding SusD/RagB family nutrient-binding outer membrane lipoprotein: MKKINQYKLLAGICLLSFLTACDYERINTNPFEMTEEEGLMDGFAVGGLVTAMEQTVFPVGTQADDTDIINQYQTDYHLSADCWSGFFGQNNSTGWNSGRNNTTYFLIDSWIAGTYTRSYTNAFNSWKKLKVFSEKNDAPEIYALAQVLKISAWHKTLECFGPIPYTHAADPTMNIPFDSEKAVYTAMFQDLTDAIDVLTEKAVNGVKVMEEYDVVYAGDTKKWVKYANSLMLRLAIRVRFADEEMAKKYAIQAVGHSIGVMTARDDEAQMSVGAGITFRNNIEWLSETYEESRMGSSIFSYLMGYADPRLGAYFKPVDAASTVGQLAYDSKKYQAVPSGHTFAPNDVYKLFSKPKIESNTPTYWLRASEVYFLRAEAALVWPADFGNAAELYKQGIEMSFQENGVTTSVDTYMNSNKVPVKHEFTGSYACSFPAPSTATAKFEGSTEQKLEKIIIQKWIALFPNGQEAWTEWRRTGYPKLNPVMVNNGSSQGATKESGVRRMIYPTSFYQTEDGQAIYNAALLLLNNGQGGEDKSSTRLWWDCKR; this comes from the coding sequence ATGAAAAAGATAAATCAATATAAACTCTTAGCAGGTATATGCCTCTTGTCATTTTTGACGGCATGTGATTATGAAAGAATCAATACCAATCCGTTTGAAATGACTGAAGAAGAGGGACTAATGGATGGTTTCGCTGTGGGCGGTTTGGTTACGGCTATGGAACAAACTGTCTTCCCGGTGGGTACACAAGCCGATGATACAGACATTATTAATCAATATCAGACAGATTATCATCTTTCGGCCGATTGTTGGAGTGGTTTCTTCGGGCAGAATAACTCTACCGGTTGGAATTCAGGTCGTAACAATACCACCTATTTTTTAATTGACAGTTGGATTGCGGGTACTTATACACGTTCGTATACCAATGCCTTTAATTCTTGGAAAAAATTGAAAGTATTTTCAGAGAAGAATGATGCTCCTGAGATCTATGCGCTGGCACAAGTTTTGAAAATTTCGGCTTGGCACAAAACATTAGAGTGTTTCGGACCAATACCCTACACCCATGCTGCCGATCCAACTATGAATATACCTTTCGATTCGGAAAAAGCCGTATATACTGCTATGTTTCAAGACTTGACCGATGCTATTGACGTATTGACAGAAAAAGCTGTGAACGGTGTAAAAGTAATGGAAGAATACGATGTAGTTTATGCAGGTGATACTAAGAAATGGGTGAAATACGCCAATTCATTGATGCTTCGTTTGGCAATACGCGTTCGCTTTGCTGATGAAGAAATGGCAAAGAAGTATGCCATCCAGGCTGTCGGACATTCTATAGGTGTAATGACTGCAAGGGATGATGAAGCACAGATGAGTGTGGGTGCCGGCATTACTTTCCGTAATAACATTGAATGGTTGTCTGAAACGTACGAGGAGTCACGTATGGGATCATCTATATTCTCTTACTTAATGGGATATGCCGACCCTCGTTTAGGCGCTTATTTCAAGCCTGTAGATGCGGCAAGTACAGTAGGTCAACTAGCCTATGACAGTAAGAAATATCAAGCAGTACCTTCCGGACATACTTTTGCACCGAATGATGTTTATAAATTATTCTCTAAGCCAAAGATTGAAAGTAACACTCCGACTTATTGGTTACGTGCTTCCGAAGTTTATTTCTTGCGTGCCGAAGCGGCTTTGGTATGGCCTGCAGATTTTGGTAATGCTGCTGAGCTTTATAAACAAGGTATTGAAATGTCGTTTCAGGAAAATGGTGTAACTACTTCTGTGGATACTTACATGAACTCTAATAAAGTACCGGTGAAGCATGAATTCACAGGCTCCTATGCTTGTAGTTTCCCTGCTCCTTCTACTGCTACTGCTAAATTTGAAGGTAGCACAGAGCAGAAATTGGAGAAGATTATAATTCAGAAATGGATTGCGCTTTTCCCTAATGGTCAGGAGGCATGGACAGAGTGGAGAAGAACCGGATATCCAAAATTGAATCCTGTAATGGTAAATAATGGTTCGAGTCAAGGTGCAACCAAAGAGAGTGGCGTACGCCGTATGATTTATCCTACCAGTTTTTACCAGACTGAGGATGGACAGGCTATTTACAACGCAGCTTTGCTGTTGCTTAATAACGGTCAAGGTGGCGAGGATAAATCTTCAACTCGCTTGTGGTGGGACTGTAAACGATAA
- a CDS encoding glycoside hydrolase family 18 translates to MKTLRKLVYLFSLTGLLVTTSCTEVENIDMEHIGGNNTMGDSEYYANLRAYKATAWNYGRPVAFGWYSNWSPAGAYRKGYLTSMPDSMDFVSMWSGAPGRYDITPEQKADKEFVQKVKGTKLLQVSLLSYIGKGATPNSVYLPVEKQAEEEGWSDSKLEEAKKKARWEFWGFEGKFNSDNHYECLAKFAKALCDSLDANDWDGYDVDWEIGSGVFDMDGTLSENSHLIHLIKEMNNYIGPKSDPEGKGHKMICVDGQIYGLTKELDEYVDYWIIQSYGSSRPNLEGYGVDPKKVICTENFEKYAVNGGQLLNQAAHMPSKSYKGGIGAYRFDNDYDNTPDYKWMRQAIQINQQVFNEWKANQSKEENKSE, encoded by the coding sequence ATGAAAACATTAAGAAAATTAGTATATCTCTTCTCTCTGACAGGCTTACTGGTAACAACCTCCTGTACTGAAGTGGAAAATATAGATATGGAGCACATCGGAGGTAATAATACGATGGGTGATAGTGAATATTATGCCAACCTGCGTGCCTACAAGGCGACTGCCTGGAACTATGGACGTCCTGTAGCTTTCGGATGGTATTCCAACTGGTCTCCTGCCGGAGCTTATCGAAAAGGATATCTGACCTCCATGCCAGATAGTATGGACTTTGTTTCTATGTGGAGCGGTGCTCCCGGACGCTACGATATCACTCCCGAACAAAAAGCAGATAAAGAGTTTGTGCAAAAGGTGAAAGGTACAAAGCTATTGCAAGTGAGCCTACTTTCGTATATCGGTAAAGGGGCGACTCCGAACTCAGTATATCTCCCTGTAGAAAAACAGGCAGAGGAAGAAGGCTGGAGTGACTCCAAATTGGAAGAAGCGAAAAAGAAAGCTCGTTGGGAATTTTGGGGATTTGAAGGTAAATTCAATAGTGATAACCATTATGAATGTTTAGCAAAGTTCGCTAAAGCTCTTTGCGACTCTCTGGATGCAAACGACTGGGATGGCTATGACGTTGACTGGGAAATCGGAAGCGGTGTGTTTGACATGGATGGAACACTGAGTGAGAATAGCCACTTAATTCATTTAATTAAGGAGATGAATAACTACATTGGTCCGAAAAGTGACCCGGAAGGTAAAGGGCATAAGATGATCTGTGTTGATGGTCAAATCTATGGTCTTACCAAAGAACTGGATGAGTATGTCGATTATTGGATTATCCAAAGCTATGGTTCTTCCAGACCTAATCTTGAAGGATATGGTGTAGATCCTAAGAAAGTAATCTGCACAGAAAATTTCGAAAAATATGCTGTCAATGGTGGCCAACTGCTTAACCAGGCTGCTCATATGCCGTCAAAAAGTTATAAAGGTGGAATAGGGGCTTATCGTTTCGATAACGATTATGACAATACTCCCGACTACAAGTGGATGCGTCAAGCCATTCAAATAAATCAGCAGGTTTTCAATGAATGGAAAGCAAACCAAAGCAAAGAAGAAAATAAGTCAGAATAG
- a CDS encoding DUF1735 and LamG domain-containing protein: protein MNKHRFNYLVLGGMALLMSACNNSESNLLEPKLYFENREYVFSLEDESEVKTFDLASRLSSMVSSQVDVSYTIADQSVLDEYNTQYGTAYEMFDASNVKLSSATSIIPSGKLYAENVQLELSNLEALEEGKSYALPVRVQSASISTLPGTSIAYFILSKPLKITKVGTFNSNYISVKFPVGTYFSSFTYEALVYIDRFGDNNTIMGTEGKMILRIGDAGGGVTPRDILEVAGTQGYKVKEALQSKRWYHIALTYDQPLGKTAIYVNGSKWAGSDWAIPGFDPNSDVGFNIGKIPRFPWGERPLYGKMCELRVWNVARTENQLKQNVLGVDPKSDGLVLYYKLNGTEVEEGGAITDSTGKINGTTNGIKIATLDTPVAIE from the coding sequence ATGAATAAACATAGATTCAATTATTTGGTGTTAGGAGGCATGGCATTGCTGATGAGTGCTTGCAATAACAGCGAGAGCAACTTGTTAGAGCCTAAACTTTATTTTGAAAATAGGGAATATGTATTCTCGTTAGAAGATGAAAGTGAAGTAAAGACGTTTGATTTGGCTTCAAGGCTTTCTTCTATGGTCTCCTCTCAGGTAGATGTATCGTATACCATAGCTGATCAAAGTGTGCTGGACGAATACAATACGCAGTATGGAACGGCCTATGAAATGTTCGATGCATCGAATGTAAAATTAAGTAGTGCAACTTCAATTATTCCAAGTGGAAAGTTGTATGCGGAAAACGTGCAGTTGGAACTCTCTAATCTGGAGGCACTTGAAGAGGGGAAATCATATGCTTTGCCAGTGCGTGTGCAGTCGGCTTCTATATCGACTCTTCCCGGAACAAGCATTGCTTATTTCATTCTCTCTAAACCTCTAAAGATTACGAAGGTCGGTACATTTAATAGTAATTACATTTCAGTAAAATTCCCAGTCGGAACTTATTTCTCATCGTTCACTTATGAGGCATTGGTTTATATCGACAGGTTTGGCGATAACAATACGATTATGGGAACTGAAGGCAAAATGATCCTTCGTATCGGTGACGCAGGAGGAGGGGTAACTCCTAGGGATATTCTGGAAGTCGCAGGAACACAGGGATATAAAGTCAAGGAGGCATTACAGTCGAAACGTTGGTATCATATCGCTTTGACTTATGACCAACCTTTGGGAAAAACGGCTATTTATGTCAATGGTTCGAAATGGGCTGGATCGGACTGGGCTATTCCTGGTTTTGATCCGAATTCAGATGTAGGTTTCAACATCGGTAAGATTCCGCGTTTCCCATGGGGAGAACGTCCGTTGTATGGTAAAATGTGTGAACTTCGTGTTTGGAACGTAGCTCGTACGGAAAATCAACTTAAACAAAATGTGCTGGGCGTTGATCCGAAATCGGATGGGTTGGTACTCTATTATAAGTTGAATGGAACGGAAGTTGAAGAAGGAGGAGCCATTACAGACTCTACCGGCAAAATAAATGGTACAACTAATGGTATAAAAATTGCCACACTGGATACTCCGGTGGCTATTGAATAG
- a CDS encoding virulence RhuM family protein: MFKMNMEESNNGSKKLQIRNSTAEFLIFQIENKEEGIEVLYQDETLWLTQKTMSILFDVDIRTINEHLKNIYSQGEVDKNTTIRKNRIVQKEGNRNISREVFIYSLDAIISVGYRVNSVRATQFRQWCTYILRQFAIRGYVIDKKRMENWAKRIDKFLDSDDRPVLNDSGKVSTEQAKDYAETEFEKYRIIQDCLFQSDFDKFNTGDTLDFVDEIK; the protein is encoded by the coding sequence ATGTTCAAGATGAATATGGAAGAAAGTAATAACGGAAGCAAGAAACTGCAAATACGCAATAGTACGGCTGAATTTCTTATTTTTCAGATAGAGAATAAAGAAGAAGGCATTGAAGTGCTTTATCAGGACGAAACTTTGTGGCTGACGCAGAAGACGATGTCGATATTGTTCGATGTTGATATACGCACAATTAATGAACATTTGAAAAATATATATTCGCAAGGAGAAGTAGATAAGAATACAACTATCCGGAAAAACCGGATAGTTCAAAAAGAAGGTAATCGGAATATTTCTCGTGAAGTTTTTATTTATAGTCTTGATGCCATCATTTCAGTCGGCTATCGCGTCAATTCCGTACGCGCCACTCAATTCCGTCAATGGTGTACGTATATACTTCGGCAGTTTGCTATTCGTGGATATGTCATTGATAAAAAACGAATGGAGAACTGGGCGAAACGCATAGACAAATTCTTGGATAGTGATGACCGCCCGGTTTTAAATGATTCAGGAAAAGTTTCTACCGAACAAGCGAAAGACTATGCGGAAACTGAATTTGAGAAATACCGTATCATTCAGGACTGTTTGTTTCAGTCTGATTTCGACAAGTTTAATACTGGTGATACACTAGACTTTGTGGATGAAATTAAATAA
- a CDS encoding BT4734/BF3469 family protein, with protein MKITQIRENGDTEALSVTDIDLLIEKMKKETKLRPVTELRQALHFVLPDEPCSLANKLPRVIPAAAFGRVNGVKRMKTYNGIVELTIGPLAGKTEVEIVKQKAAELPQTMLAFMGASGKSVKIWTCFTRPDGTLPQTTEEAEVFQAHAYRLAIKCYQPQLPFNILLKEPKLEQFSRLSYDPDLIYRPTPVPFYLSQPIGMPGEMTYHEKSSTEASPLNRALPGYDTEDTVALLYEAALRKTFEEMETDWYRNDHDLQTLVVPLAENCYYSDIPEEEVTRRTIMRYYKRKNPMLIREMIRNVYKECKGVPKSNCLTKEQRLSLQMDEFMNRRYEFRYNTQIGEVEYRERFSFQFYFHPIDKRAQNSIMLDAQSEGIGVWDRDIDRYLHSNRVPIYNPLEEFLFHLPHWDGKDRIHALANRVPCKNPHWELLFHRWFLNMVSHWRGVDKMHANNTSPILVGRQGTHKSTFCREMIPPALRAYYTDSIDFSHKRDAELYLNRFALINIDEFDQITLPQQGFLKHILQKPVVNLRKPHGRSVLELQRYASFIGTSNQKDLLTDPSGSRRFICIEVTGNIDTTQPIDYEQLYAQAMHEIHHGERYWFDSEDEQIMTENNREFEQTPAMLQLFYQYFKTAQTKEEGEFLTPVEILNYLKKKSGMSLSDNKVYHFGRLLQKCGIPSKHTYKGTVYQVIKLS; from the coding sequence ATGAAGATTACACAAATCAGGGAAAACGGAGATACGGAGGCACTAAGCGTGACAGACATCGACCTGCTGATAGAAAAAATGAAAAAAGAAACCAAGCTCCGCCCGGTAACCGAATTACGTCAGGCCCTGCATTTTGTTCTACCCGACGAGCCTTGTTCCCTCGCCAACAAACTACCACGAGTGATTCCCGCAGCAGCCTTCGGGCGAGTGAACGGAGTGAAGCGAATGAAAACCTACAATGGCATTGTAGAACTGACCATCGGCCCGCTAGCCGGAAAGACAGAAGTGGAAATCGTGAAGCAAAAGGCAGCCGAACTTCCCCAAACAATGCTGGCTTTTATGGGAGCAAGTGGTAAAAGCGTCAAGATATGGACTTGCTTCACCCGTCCGGACGGTACTTTACCGCAAACAACGGAAGAAGCCGAAGTGTTTCAGGCACATGCTTACCGGCTTGCCATTAAATGTTATCAGCCTCAACTTCCCTTCAACATTCTATTGAAAGAGCCGAAACTGGAACAATTCTCACGTCTTAGTTATGATCCGGACTTGATTTATCGTCCCACCCCTGTCCCCTTCTATCTTTCACAACCCATCGGTATGCCCGGCGAGATGACTTATCATGAGAAATCGAGCACTGAAGCATCTCCACTAAATCGAGCACTGCCGGGGTATGACACGGAAGATACAGTAGCATTGCTTTATGAAGCGGCATTGCGGAAGACATTCGAAGAAATGGAAACAGACTGGTATCGAAACGATCACGATTTGCAAACTTTAGTAGTCCCGCTTGCCGAAAATTGTTACTACTCCGACATCCCGGAAGAGGAGGTAACCCGACGAACCATCATGCGTTATTACAAAAGAAAAAATCCGATGCTGATACGCGAAATGATAAGAAACGTATATAAGGAATGTAAGGGAGTGCCCAAAAGCAACTGCCTGACTAAAGAGCAACGCCTTAGCCTGCAGATGGACGAATTTATGAATCGCCGTTATGAGTTCCGTTATAATACGCAGATCGGGGAAGTGGAATACCGGGAGCGTTTCTCGTTTCAGTTTTATTTTCATCCTATTGACAAACGGGCACAAAACAGTATCATGCTTGATGCCCAATCCGAAGGTATTGGCGTATGGGACAGGGACATAGACCGATACTTACATTCCAACCGTGTGCCAATCTACAATCCGTTGGAAGAGTTCCTGTTTCATCTGCCTCATTGGGACGGCAAAGACCGTATTCATGCTTTGGCAAACAGGGTTCCTTGCAAAAATCCGCATTGGGAATTGCTTTTCCACCGTTGGTTCCTGAATATGGTTTCACATTGGAGAGGGGTAGATAAAATGCACGCGAACAATACGTCGCCCATATTAGTGGGCCGCCAGGGAACTCATAAATCAACTTTCTGCCGTGAAATGATTCCGCCTGCGCTTCGCGCTTACTATACAGACAGCATTGATTTCAGCCATAAACGGGATGCAGAACTGTATCTGAATCGGTTTGCGCTCATCAACATCGATGAGTTTGACCAGATAACTCTGCCACAACAGGGATTCCTGAAACATATTCTTCAAAAGCCTGTGGTCAATCTACGGAAACCGCACGGTCGTTCGGTACTTGAATTGCAACGGTATGCTTCATTTATCGGCACAAGCAATCAGAAGGATTTGCTGACTGATCCTTCGGGAAGCCGCCGTTTCATTTGCATTGAAGTGACGGGAAACATCGACACTACACAGCCGATAGATTATGAACAGCTTTATGCACAAGCCATGCACGAGATTCATCATGGCGAACGCTACTGGTTTGACAGTGAGGATGAGCAGATTATGACGGAAAACAACCGTGAGTTTGAGCAGACACCGGCTATGTTGCAGTTGTTTTATCAGTATTTCAAGACTGCGCAAACGAAAGAGGAAGGGGAATTTCTTACTCCGGTCGAAATATTGAATTATCTGAAGAAGAAAAGCGGTATGTCATTGTCTGATAACAAAGTATACCACTTCGGGAGATTACTGCAAAAATGCGGTATTCCTTCGAAGCATACTTATAAAGGTACTGTTTATCAGGTAATAAAGCTATCATAA
- a CDS encoding DUF2007-related protein — translation MITSRKISQIKVFAGSPWEVASVKSLLNEAYIQVSTKDNGLNSILISVPCEYYTAAMRVINNRKVS, via the coding sequence ATGATTACAAGTAGAAAGATTTCTCAAATCAAAGTTTTTGCTGGTAGTCCTTGGGAAGTAGCCAGCGTAAAGAGTTTATTGAATGAAGCTTATATTCAAGTGTCAACGAAAGACAATGGTTTAAACAGTATTTTGATTTCTGTTCCTTGCGAATACTATACTGCGGCCATGCGTGTAATTAATAACAGAAAAGTTTCATAG
- a CDS encoding pectate lyase: MKNNKVKFIFVALLFATQVEAFSSCSTSSVNEENKEQETPPDSPSVSPPVEETAYAFPGAEGGGMNTTGGRGGKVYIVRSLEDSKAPGTLRYAIEQKEPRIIVFCISGTIYLKSTLDIRNGDVTIAGQTAPGDGICLAHFPVNVSADNVILRYLRFRMGDTDLLGSSASDGADALGGRQKNNIMIDHCSISWSTDECASFYDNTNFTMQWCIISESLRLSGHTKGPHGYGGIWGGVNASYHHNLMAHHDSRTPRFGSGVKYQGQERTDMRNNVIYNWSGNGCYGGAAMGINIVDNYYKPGPATDAKVANRVMAIDISSSDGDFAPIKGVLGQYHISRNYFEAGNQLTEAAAAKVNKDNWTGIRNNTGHSLDELKRDTPVEVDAVTTHTAQKAYELVLKYAGCSLKRDDIDTRIVEETRTGTAQFIGKNEHNGLGDEPCPNGPCEHCDKGIIHWKSQNYPKGGLIDSQKDLKPSGAGSDWNAWPTLKSLPQVTDSDNDGMPDEWETANGLNPNKYDANGRNLSTAYDNIEVYINSLVETITNTQNKK; this comes from the coding sequence ATGAAAAACAACAAGGTAAAATTCATTTTCGTGGCACTACTGTTTGCCACACAAGTAGAAGCGTTCTCCTCCTGTTCCACATCTTCAGTCAATGAAGAAAATAAAGAACAGGAGACTCCACCGGATTCTCCCTCCGTATCTCCACCAGTGGAAGAAACAGCATATGCCTTTCCCGGAGCTGAAGGAGGAGGAATGAACACTACAGGAGGAAGAGGTGGAAAGGTATATATTGTCAGATCCCTGGAAGACTCCAAAGCACCGGGTACCCTCCGGTATGCCATCGAACAAAAGGAGCCTCGTATAATTGTCTTCTGTATATCCGGCACCATTTATCTAAAATCGACACTGGACATTCGGAACGGTGATGTCACGATAGCCGGACAGACAGCTCCCGGAGACGGTATCTGCCTGGCTCACTTTCCAGTAAATGTATCGGCCGATAATGTAATTCTACGATACCTGCGTTTCCGGATGGGAGATACGGATTTGCTGGGTTCTTCGGCTTCCGACGGTGCAGATGCTCTGGGAGGACGCCAGAAAAACAATATCATGATTGACCATTGTTCCATCAGTTGGAGCACTGACGAATGTGCTTCATTCTATGATAATACTAACTTTACCATGCAATGGTGTATTATTTCAGAAAGTCTCCGCTTATCGGGACATACCAAAGGCCCTCATGGATATGGCGGTATTTGGGGAGGAGTCAACGCTTCCTATCATCATAATCTGATGGCCCACCATGACAGTCGTACACCACGTTTCGGTTCCGGAGTAAAATATCAAGGTCAGGAACGTACTGATATGCGTAATAATGTTATTTATAACTGGAGCGGTAACGGATGTTATGGCGGCGCAGCAATGGGTATTAACATTGTGGACAACTACTACAAACCCGGACCCGCTACGGATGCCAAAGTGGCCAATCGTGTGATGGCTATCGACATCAGCTCTTCTGATGGAGATTTTGCACCAATCAAAGGGGTATTGGGACAGTATCATATCAGCCGGAATTACTTCGAGGCGGGAAACCAACTGACAGAAGCAGCCGCCGCAAAAGTGAACAAAGACAACTGGACTGGTATCCGTAACAACACCGGTCACTCTCTCGATGAACTGAAACGGGATACTCCGGTAGAAGTAGATGCGGTAACTACCCACACGGCACAAAAAGCTTACGAACTGGTGTTGAAATATGCGGGTTGCAGTCTCAAACGAGATGATATAGATACTCGTATCGTTGAAGAGACACGCACAGGAACGGCACAATTCATCGGAAAGAACGAACACAACGGATTAGGAGATGAACCCTGTCCGAACGGTCCTTGTGAACATTGCGACAAAGGTATCATCCATTGGAAAAGTCAGAATTATCCTAAGGGCGGACTTATCGATAGTCAGAAAGACCTAAAGCCTTCCGGAGCTGGTAGCGACTGGAACGCATGGCCAACATTAAAATCATTGCCACAAGTTACCGATTCTGACAATGACGGCATGCCTGACGAATGGGAAACCGCCAACGGATTGAACCCCAACAAATATGATGCAAACGGAAGAAATCTAAGTACTGCCTATGATAATATAGAGGTTTATATCAATAGCCTTGTAGAAACAATAACAAATACGCAAAATAAGAAATGA
- a CDS encoding pectinesterase family protein, translating to MKAHLFSKMSQGLLLLSALLTTSCKESSNNFFVPDHEAPSLVSVTPVNGETAEENNTILLTFNEYVKAGEGKANFNGEEVELTFKGKTASYAYTALDYNQACQFSLPKGAVIDFQGNVFEGVSIQFTIRERPQPEARIFDAVVSLDGKGNYTSIQKAIDNVPLKRTEPWLIFVANGTYEEQIIIPEDKPYIHLIGQDVDKTIVKLRINSSTEASATDPDVWKYSYKNLGKTEAAMVSVKATDFYAENISFVNGYGKELQKGPMALAMYTQNDRNSFNNCKFLSYQDTWQTGPKSDNGRLYAQNCWIEGAVDYFYGNGNCFLEHCTFYNMRDGAIIVAPSHKVGTRWGYVLNNCIVDGNELADTESVKLGRPWHNSPIAVYLNTIFNIKIAPEGWTDMGAIPQMFAEYNSKDKEGNTVDLSQRKTQYTYQDEQENLVTGICQAVLTAGEAARYTYENVVREGDNWDPKKYMEQISAPENLKRENGILSWDASKYAICYLVIANDETVQITKETSCNVEEGKTYQVKAVSEYGSLSEPLKE from the coding sequence ATGAAAGCACATTTATTTTCAAAGATGTCCCAAGGACTATTGTTGTTATCAGCTTTGCTGACAACAAGTTGCAAGGAAAGTAGCAATAACTTTTTTGTTCCCGACCATGAAGCCCCTTCCTTGGTGTCTGTAACTCCTGTAAATGGTGAAACGGCAGAAGAAAACAATACGATTCTGCTTACTTTTAACGAGTATGTGAAAGCGGGAGAAGGGAAAGCGAATTTTAATGGCGAGGAAGTGGAGTTGACTTTCAAAGGTAAAACAGCGTCTTACGCTTATACTGCTTTGGACTATAATCAGGCCTGTCAGTTCAGCCTCCCCAAAGGTGCAGTCATAGACTTTCAGGGAAATGTATTCGAAGGTGTCAGTATTCAGTTTACAATCAGAGAACGTCCTCAACCGGAAGCACGTATATTTGATGCGGTGGTCAGTCTTGACGGAAAAGGGAACTATACCAGTATACAGAAAGCAATAGATAATGTCCCCTTGAAAAGAACAGAACCCTGGCTCATTTTCGTGGCGAACGGAACATATGAAGAACAAATTATTATTCCTGAAGACAAACCGTATATTCATCTCATCGGACAGGATGTGGATAAGACAATTGTCAAGTTACGAATTAACAGCTCAACCGAAGCCAGTGCGACTGATCCGGATGTGTGGAAGTACTCTTATAAGAACTTAGGAAAAACGGAAGCCGCTATGGTATCAGTGAAAGCTACGGATTTTTACGCAGAGAATATATCTTTTGTAAACGGATATGGCAAAGAATTACAGAAAGGTCCTATGGCATTGGCAATGTATACCCAGAATGACCGCAACTCATTCAATAATTGCAAATTCCTCTCGTATCAAGACACCTGGCAGACCGGGCCTAAATCGGATAACGGCAGACTGTATGCACAGAATTGCTGGATTGAAGGAGCCGTTGATTACTTCTATGGAAACGGGAATTGCTTCCTCGAACATTGCACCTTTTATAATATGAGGGATGGCGCAATTATTGTTGCTCCTTCTCATAAAGTAGGAACACGTTGGGGATATGTGTTGAATAATTGCATTGTGGATGGAAATGAATTGGCTGATACAGAAAGTGTCAAGTTGGGGCGTCCCTGGCATAATTCTCCGATAGCTGTATATCTCAATACGATCTTTAATATAAAGATAGCTCCGGAAGGATGGACGGATATGGGAGCTATTCCTCAAATGTTTGCTGAATATAACAGTAAGGATAAGGAGGGGAATACTGTAGATTTAAGCCAGCGTAAAACGCAATATACCTATCAGGATGAACAAGAGAATCTGGTGACAGGCATTTGTCAGGCTGTCCTTACGGCAGGTGAAGCAGCTCGGTATACGTATGAAAACGTTGTTCGTGAGGGCGATAATTGGGACCCGAAGAAATATATGGAACAAATATCCGCACCGGAAAATCTGAAAAGAGAAAACGGAATATTAAGTTGGGATGCTTCAAAATATGCAATTTGTTATTTGGTAATTGCGAACGATGAAACTGTACAAATAACCAAAGAAACGTCTTGTAATGTTGAGGAAGGAAAGACATATCAGGTGAAGGCCGTTAGTGAGTATGGGTCTTTGAGTGAACCTTTAAAAGAGTGA